The Candidatus Methylomirabilota bacterium genome contains the following window.
GGGCGCGAAGGGCCGGAGCGCGCCGTGGACGAGCCCGGCGGTGGAGCGCATGGTGCGCCCATTGACGTGGATCTCGGGCAGCCGCTCGCGCTGGAACAGCACGAGGGTATCGAAGAGGTCGAAGAGGACCGCGTCGCAGGCGGTCGCGGTCACGGGAGCGGCTTCCGCTGGGCGAATCCCTCGTCGAATCCGTGCCAGAAGCGCACCGCGGTCTCCCCGTATTTCCAACAGAGGTTGACCGGGTCGTCGCCGGCCCCCGGCGCCACCCCGGCGAAGTCCACCAGGCCCATCTCCACGTCCTTCACCACGCCGCCCAGCGCCTCGATCTCGCCCAACACGGTGCGCACCTCGATCGTGAGGCCGTCCAGCCGCTCGGCGCGCGCCTTCCACTCGCGGCGCTCGGCGGGGTCGTTGCCCGCGGCGCGGATGCGCTCGCGCTCGGCGCGCAGCGACTCCGCGAAGTCCTGGGCGCTGCGGTGCCGCTCCATGGCCTGACTCATGAGGTCGGCGAGCCGCGGGATCAGGGCGTCCACCTCCGCCGGAGTGAACAGGCGGACGTTCACGCGGCGCCTCTCAGGCCATCGACGAACACCACGTGCACCTCCTTGGGCCCGTGCACGCCGCGGGTGAGCGTGAGCTCGATGTCGGCGGTTCGCGACGGTCCCGTGATGAAGTTGATGGCGCCGCCGGATCCGGCCAGGACCGGGTCGGCATGCCGCGCCTCGAGCATCATACCGACTTGCTCGAGGGTTTCCAGCAGGGCGCTCGGGCCGAACACTGCCACGTGGGTGTCGGGCAGAAGCGAGGTCGAGCGGGGCCGACCGGGGCCGGAGGTCAGGATCAATGTCCCGGTCTCGGCGAGCGCCCAGTCCACTCCGGTGACCCCCAGGGGCGCGCGGGCCGCCTCTTCGCGATGGCGCGTGCGATCGGCTTCGTCGCCGCCCGGCGGCGCCGGCCGTACCGTGATGCCGTGCGGCTCCAGCGCGGCCCGGAGGTCCCAGCCCAGCGCCGCGGCATCCCAGCCGACAACCTCGCGGACACCCCGCTCGGCGGCGATCCGCGCCAGCACCGCCGGCACCTCGTCGAGCCGGCTCACCCGGTGGAACACGCCCGCGATGCGCTCGAACTCGGCCTTGAACTGCTCGAGCGCCTGGGGCCAGCGCTCGACGAGCTGGCGACGCACCGCGTCCGCCGCCTCCTGCGGGCGGGCCGAACGCGGCGCGGACACCGCGGGAAAGAGCCCGCGCGTCTTTCCCATCTCCCGGCGCACCCGGTCGAGGAACTCGGCCCGCGTGGTCATCGAGCCAGGTCCTTCCAGCGCTCCGTGAACGTGCGCGGCGCCACCGGCGGAAGATCGCGCGTGGCCGTCCAGCCGCCGAAGCCCGGGAGGCGCCGCACGCGGCCGCCCGACACGAACGGCCGCTGGAGCCACCGGCCGACCCGCGCGCTCGCATGGAACAGCATCGGCGACTCCATGAGCCGGCCCGCCGCGCCGAACAGCGCCCGCTCGTGCCACGGCGCGATCCGGCCGCGGTCCAGATGCTCGCGCAGCTCGATCAGCATGCGCGGGATGTCGATGCGCACCGGGCACACGTCCTTGCAGGCGCCGCAGAGCGACGAGGCGTGCGCCAGGTCCTTCACCGAGCGGTCACCCTCCAGCATGGCGGTGAGGAGGATGCCGATGGGGCCGGGATAGGTGTAGCCGTAGGCGTGGCCGCCGATCTGGCGGTACACCGGGCACACGTTGAGACAGGCGCCGCAACGCAGGCAGTAGAGCGCTTCACGGAGCGTCCCCGCGATCTCCCGCACGCGGCCGTTGTCCATGAGGATGAGGTGCAGCTCCTCCGGCCCCTCCAGCTCACCCGGGCGTCGCGGCCCGCGCACGAGCGTGGTGTACGACGAGAGCTTCTGCCCGGTGGCGCTCCGGGCCAGGATGGCGAGGAACACCATGAGATCCGTCATGCTGGGGATGACCTTCTCCATGCCCATGACGGCCACGTGGATGCGCGGCAGCGAGGTCACCATGCGGCCGTTGCCCTCGTTGGTGACGAGGACCAGCGTGCCGGTGTCGGCCACTGCGAAGTTGGCCCCGGTGATACCCATGTCGGCCTGGAGGAACTTCTGGCGCAGCTCGCGCCGCGCCACCGCGGTGAGCACCTCGGGATCGGCGGCGAACTGGCCCTTGAGCTCGCGCGAGAAGAGGTCGGCCACCTGCCCCTTGGTCTTGTGGATCGCGGGCGCGATGATGTGGGACGGGCGCTCGTGGGCGAGCTGGATGATGTACTCGCCGAGATCGGTCTCGATCGGCGTCACCCCCGCGTGCTCGAGGGCCTCGTTGAGGTGAATCTCCTCGGTGGCCATCGACTTCGACTTCACCGCCATCTTCACGCCGCGCTCCCGGCAGAGGCGCAGGACGACCTCGCGCGCCTCCCCCGCGGTGGCCGCCCAGTGGACGTGGCCGCCCAGCCGCTGGACGTTGTCGGCGAGCTGCTCGAGGTAGTAGTCGAGCCGCTGGAGGGTCGCCTCCTTGATGGCGCGCGCCCGATCCCGGAGGGCGTCCCCCTCCGGCAGGGTCGCGAACGCCTCCTTCCGCAGATCGATGAACTTGGTGGTGGCGATGGTGAGCGCTTCCTGGAGAAAGTCGTCCTTGAGGGCGGCCCCCGCCCGCCGCGGGAACGGCGTCGCCAGGATCGGGTCGCTCACGGCTGGGTGCCCCCGGCGAGGATCTGGGCGAGATGGAGGGCGCGCACGCGCGAGCCGCGGCGGCTGAGCCCGCCGCCCATCTGCATGAGGCAGCCCCCGTCGCAGGCCACGAGGCAGTCCGCACCGGTGGCCTCCACGCTCGCGAGCTTCTTGTCGAGAATGGCCGTCGAGACCTCGGGCAGGCGCACCGAGAAGGAGCCGCCGAAGCCGCAGCACTGATCGGCGCCGGGCAGCTCGCGCAGCTCCACGCCCGGGACGCCGCGCAGGAGGGTGCGGGGCGCGCGGGACTCGCCGAGCCCGCGGAGCAGATGGCAGGAGTCGTGATACGTGACGCGGCCCCTGAAGTCCGACTCGACCCGGGTGACCCCGAGCACCTCGACCAGGAACTGCGAGAGCTCCCGCGTGCGCCCGGCCAGACGCTCCGCGGCGGCGCGCAGCGCCCCGTCGTGTTTGAGGAGGCCCGGATACTCCGTCTTCACCATCCAGGCGCAGGAGCCCGAGGGCACCACCACGTGCTCCGCGTGCTCGAAGAGGCGCACGGTGCGCGCGGCCACCCGCGCGGCGTCCTCGTGGAAGCCCGAGTTGAACAGTGGCATCCCGCAGCACGTCTGGCCCGGGGGAAAGTCCACCGTCACGCCCAGCCGCCGCAGCACGGTGACCATGGCCACGCCGACCTCGGGGAAGAGGAGATCGCCGAGGCACGTGATCATGATCGAGGCCTTCACCGCCGTCACGCCGGGGTCTCCCCTCTTCGGCTCACTGGCCGGGCGCCTTCGCGTGCGGCGGGGGCGGCGTCACCACCACGAGGACGAGCAGCGGCTCGGTCCCGTCGTTGACCAGCCCGTGCTCGGCGCCGGCGGGCGCGACCAGCGCCTCGCCCGCCTCGAGCCGCTCGCTGTCCCCGCCCAGGCTGAACCGGCCCGCGCCCGACACGACGTAGTAGATCTTGTCCTGATCGTCGTGCACGTGCGGCCGCTGCGCCTGCCCCGGCGCCACGCAGTAGAGATCGAGCAAGGCGCGCGGCGTGGCAGCCAGCGCGACCTTCGCCATCTTCGCGGCGTCGTGGGTGATGTGCTCCCGGACCCGGATCTTCTTCACGCGTCTCCCTCCTACCTCTCCCGCCGGCTACCCCTCCAGCAGGGCGCGGCCGAGCAGCTCCACGGGATGCAGCACCTCGAGCGCCAGTCCCTGCCGGCGCGCCTCGCCCGCGATCTGGGTGATGCAGCCGGGGTTGCCCGTGACGACGATGCGGGCCCCGGTTTCGCGGATGCGCTCGATCTTCCGCCGGGCCAGCTCGCCCGCAATCTCCGGTTCCAGGACATTGTAGACGCCCGCGCTGCCGCAGCAGAGCTCGCTGTCCGCCAGCTCCACCAGGCGCAGGCCGGGAACGCGGCGCAGGAGCGCCCGGGGCTCGCTCCGCACCTTCTGCCCGTGCGCGAGGTGGCAGGCATCGTGATACGTGACCGTCACCGGCAGCTCGCGGAGCGGAAGATCCGCCTCGGCGAGCAGCTCCGACACGTCGCGCACTCGCTTCGCGAAATCCTCCGCGTCGGGCACCCAGTGGCCGTATTCCTTGAGCGCGGAGCCGCAGCCCGCGGCGTTCGTGACGAGATGATCCAGGTCCGCGGGGAACGCCCGCATGAGGTCGCGAGCGAACCCTCCGAACTCGTCGAGCCGCCCGGCGTGCAGATGCAGGGCCCCGCAGCAGCCCTGGCTCCGCGGCGCCACCACGTCCCAGCCCGCCGCGGCCAGGAGCCGCGCCGTCTCCACGTTCACGTGCGGGAAGAACACGCGCTGCACGCAGCCGGTGAGAAGACCCACCCGGCCGCGACGCCTCCCGCGCGCGGACGTGAACTCGGGCACGGGCGCCGCCGCGGCGGACGGCGGCGGCAGGAGCGCCTCGAGGGTGCGCAGGCGCTTGAATGGCGCGAGCAGGCCGAGGCCGCGCACGATGGCCTGCAGACCCGAATACTGGTAGACGGCGGTCATCGCCGCCAGCGCTCGCAGCCGGGTGGGATGCGGGAAGACCTCGAGGAGAGTCCGGAGCGTGCCGTGATCGGTCTCACGCGCGCGCACGCCGGCCCGTGTCAGCTCGGCACGCGTCGTCTCGAGGAGCTGGCCGAAGGGCACGCCCGAGGGGCAGGCCGTCTCGCAGGCCCGACAGCCGAGGCAGAGATCGAGATGCCGCGCGAGCCCCGGCGTGAGCGACGTGCGGCCCTCCGCCGCCGCCCGCATGAGATAGATCCGCCCCCGCGGCGAGTCCATCTCCTCCTCCAGCACCAGATACGTCGGACACTGCGGCAGGCAGATCCCGCAGTGCACGCACGACCGCAGCGCGTCGATGGTCTCGGGGTCCGTCAGCCTCCTGGCGCCGCTCATAGCCCGCCCACGAACCGCCCGGGATTCAGGATGCCCGCGGGGTCGAACTCGGCCTTGAGCCGGCGCATGATCGCGAGAGGCTCGGGCGCCACCGGCCCCCACACGTCCACGGTGTCCTTGATCGCGCGCGGCGCCCGCTCCACGACGAGGCTCCCGCCCTCGGGGGCGAGGGCCGCGCGCAGCCCGGAGACGGCGCCCCCGAGCCAGGCGGCGGCGGGGATGCCGTCGCGGTCCGGCG
Protein-coding sequences here:
- a CDS encoding (Fe-S)-binding protein, which encodes MSGARRLTDPETIDALRSCVHCGICLPQCPTYLVLEEEMDSPRGRIYLMRAAAEGRTSLTPGLARHLDLCLGCRACETACPSGVPFGQLLETTRAELTRAGVRARETDHGTLRTLLEVFPHPTRLRALAAMTAVYQYSGLQAIVRGLGLLAPFKRLRTLEALLPPPSAAAAPVPEFTSARGRRRGRVGLLTGCVQRVFFPHVNVETARLLAAAGWDVVAPRSQGCCGALHLHAGRLDEFGGFARDLMRAFPADLDHLVTNAAGCGSALKEYGHWVPDAEDFAKRVRDVSELLAEADLPLRELPVTVTYHDACHLAHGQKVRSEPRALLRRVPGLRLVELADSELCCGSAGVYNVLEPEIAGELARRKIERIRETGARIVVTGNPGCITQIAGEARRQGLALEVLHPVELLGRALLEG
- a CDS encoding DUF2203 domain-containing protein; protein product: MNVRLFTPAEVDALIPRLADLMSQAMERHRSAQDFAESLRAERERIRAAGNDPAERREWKARAERLDGLTIEVRTVLGEIEALGGVVKDVEMGLVDFAGVAPGAGDDPVNLCWKYGETAVRFWHGFDEGFAQRKPLP
- a CDS encoding LutB/LldF family L-lactate oxidation iron-sulfur protein produces the protein MSDPILATPFPRRAGAALKDDFLQEALTIATTKFIDLRKEAFATLPEGDALRDRARAIKEATLQRLDYYLEQLADNVQRLGGHVHWAATAGEAREVVLRLCRERGVKMAVKSKSMATEEIHLNEALEHAGVTPIETDLGEYIIQLAHERPSHIIAPAIHKTKGQVADLFSRELKGQFAADPEVLTAVARRELRQKFLQADMGITGANFAVADTGTLVLVTNEGNGRMVTSLPRIHVAVMGMEKVIPSMTDLMVFLAILARSATGQKLSSYTTLVRGPRRPGELEGPEELHLILMDNGRVREIAGTLREALYCLRCGACLNVCPVYRQIGGHAYGYTYPGPIGILLTAMLEGDRSVKDLAHASSLCGACKDVCPVRIDIPRMLIELREHLDRGRIAPWHERALFGAAGRLMESPMLFHASARVGRWLQRPFVSGGRVRRLPGFGGWTATRDLPPVAPRTFTERWKDLAR
- a CDS encoding (Fe-S)-binding protein → MTAVKASIMITCLGDLLFPEVGVAMVTVLRRLGVTVDFPPGQTCCGMPLFNSGFHEDAARVAARTVRLFEHAEHVVVPSGSCAWMVKTEYPGLLKHDGALRAAAERLAGRTRELSQFLVEVLGVTRVESDFRGRVTYHDSCHLLRGLGESRAPRTLLRGVPGVELRELPGADQCCGFGGSFSVRLPEVSTAILDKKLASVEATGADCLVACDGGCLMQMGGGLSRRGSRVRALHLAQILAGGTQP
- a CDS encoding cupin domain-containing protein translates to MKKIRVREHITHDAAKMAKVALAATPRALLDLYCVAPGQAQRPHVHDDQDKIYYVVSGAGRFSLGGDSERLEAGEALVAPAGAEHGLVNDGTEPLLVLVVVTPPPPHAKAPGQ
- a CDS encoding lactate utilization protein gives rise to the protein MTTRAEFLDRVRREMGKTRGLFPAVSAPRSARPQEAADAVRRQLVERWPQALEQFKAEFERIAGVFHRVSRLDEVPAVLARIAAERGVREVVGWDAAALGWDLRAALEPHGITVRPAPPGGDEADRTRHREEAARAPLGVTGVDWALAETGTLILTSGPGRPRSTSLLPDTHVAVFGPSALLETLEQVGMMLEARHADPVLAGSGGAINFITGPSRTADIELTLTRGVHGPKEVHVVFVDGLRGAA